A window of the Lepisosteus oculatus isolate fLepOcu1 chromosome 14, fLepOcu1.hap2, whole genome shotgun sequence genome harbors these coding sequences:
- the LOC138243279 gene encoding uncharacterized protein isoform X2: protein MSTSSNPDTDLPQVTAPLSSQLPVPRPLPRLPPITSQEKTEVKKTKKKKKKRQRNQESQEGPSPEERPPELLKVRTQVLRHLEDPVAPVILGEVSSSHSFNKMLCCSEVDEDKSNTTELKRWKEPQGGKRTAAPVEKVRNVRVGRHRSLNTQERDKERRQKQEGWLMDRRQEVQEEKERRKLEEERMKVEEKRRKVFEKQERRWEKEGEDRRQMLEKEKRRREKKEEQRRNTEEKQERRRTKAADAIRRTMNKEERRRAQEAEENRREQQKQEVRWEKKEQKRWKAYARGLEKRLQQEEERRQKEKEEWR from the exons ATGTCCACCTCTTCTAATCCTGACACTGACCTGCCCCAGGTCACTGCCCCACTGTCCAGCCAGCTGCCTGTCCCCAGACCCCTCCCTCGCCTCCCTCCCATCACCTCCCAGGAGAAGACTGAGGTGAAGAAGactaagaaaaagaagaagaagaggcagAGGAATCAGGAGAGTCAGGAAGGTCCAAGTCCTGAAGAGAGGCCTCCAGAGTTGCTGAAAGTCAGAACACAGGTGCTGAGACACCTAGAGGACCCTGTAGCTCCTGTGATTCTAGGAGAG GTCAGCTCCTCCCATTCCTTCAACAAGATGCTGTGCTGTTCCGAGGTCGATGAGGATAAGAGCAACACTACAGAGCTGAAGAGATGGAAGGAGCCGCAAGGGGGCAAAAGGACAGCGGCACCAGTGGAGAAAGTCAGGAATGTCCGGGTTGGGAGGCACCGGTCCCTGAACACCCAGGAGCGGGATAAGGAGAGGAGGCAGAAGCAGGAAGGGTGGTTGATGGATCGGAGACAGGAGGtgcaggaggagaaggagaggaggaagctggaggaggagaggatgaaggtggaggagaagaggaggaaagTGTTTGAAAAACAGGAGAGAAgatgggagaaggagggagaggacaggaggcagatgctggagaaggagaagagGAGACGGGAGAAGAAGGAGGAGCAGAGGAGGAACACTGAGGAGAAGCAGGAGAGGAGACGCACCAAGGCAGCAGATGCAATTAGGAGGACCATGAACAAGGAGGAGCGGAGACGTGCCCAGGAGGCGGAGGAGAACAGGAGGGAGCAGCAGAAGCAGGAGGTGAGATGGGAGAAGAAGGAGCAGAAGAGGTGGAAGGCCTACGCCCGGGGGCTGGAGAAACgcctgcagcaggaggaggagaggaggcagaaggagaaggaggaatGGAGGTGA
- the LOC138243279 gene encoding uncharacterized protein isoform X1, translating to MSTSSNPDTDLPQVTAPLSSQLPVPRPLPRLPPITSQEKTEVKKTKKKKKKRQRNQESQEGPSPEERPPELLKVRTQVLRHLEDPVAPVILGEQVSSSHSFNKMLCCSEVDEDKSNTTELKRWKEPQGGKRTAAPVEKVRNVRVGRHRSLNTQERDKERRQKQEGWLMDRRQEVQEEKERRKLEEERMKVEEKRRKVFEKQERRWEKEGEDRRQMLEKEKRRREKKEEQRRNTEEKQERRRTKAADAIRRTMNKEERRRAQEAEENRREQQKQEVRWEKKEQKRWKAYARGLEKRLQQEEERRQKEKEEWR from the exons ATGTCCACCTCTTCTAATCCTGACACTGACCTGCCCCAGGTCACTGCCCCACTGTCCAGCCAGCTGCCTGTCCCCAGACCCCTCCCTCGCCTCCCTCCCATCACCTCCCAGGAGAAGACTGAGGTGAAGAAGactaagaaaaagaagaagaagaggcagAGGAATCAGGAGAGTCAGGAAGGTCCAAGTCCTGAAGAGAGGCCTCCAGAGTTGCTGAAAGTCAGAACACAGGTGCTGAGACACCTAGAGGACCCTGTAGCTCCTGTGATTCTAGGAGAG CAGGTCAGCTCCTCCCATTCCTTCAACAAGATGCTGTGCTGTTCCGAGGTCGATGAGGATAAGAGCAACACTACAGAGCTGAAGAGATGGAAGGAGCCGCAAGGGGGCAAAAGGACAGCGGCACCAGTGGAGAAAGTCAGGAATGTCCGGGTTGGGAGGCACCGGTCCCTGAACACCCAGGAGCGGGATAAGGAGAGGAGGCAGAAGCAGGAAGGGTGGTTGATGGATCGGAGACAGGAGGtgcaggaggagaaggagaggaggaagctggaggaggagaggatgaaggtggaggagaagaggaggaaagTGTTTGAAAAACAGGAGAGAAgatgggagaaggagggagaggacaggaggcagatgctggagaaggagaagagGAGACGGGAGAAGAAGGAGGAGCAGAGGAGGAACACTGAGGAGAAGCAGGAGAGGAGACGCACCAAGGCAGCAGATGCAATTAGGAGGACCATGAACAAGGAGGAGCGGAGACGTGCCCAGGAGGCGGAGGAGAACAGGAGGGAGCAGCAGAAGCAGGAGGTGAGATGGGAGAAGAAGGAGCAGAAGAGGTGGAAGGCCTACGCCCGGGGGCTGGAGAAACgcctgcagcaggaggaggagaggaggcagaaggagaaggaggaatGGAGGTGA